The sequence GCGGCTCGGCGGTGGGCGGTGCCTACAACATCGGCCGAATTGGCGCGGCGGTGGCTCCGGCAGCCATTGGTTTCCTGGCGTCCCATGGCTCGATCGGCGTGGGCTTCATGGTGATGGGCGGCGCGTACTTTATCTGTGGGGTCATCCCAGCGCTGTTTATCCGCGACAAGCAGTTTGATCCGCAAAAACAGTGAGTTATCTCTGATAAACAGGTGGGAGCGGACTCGCTCCCACGCTGTGAATCAAAGGGCAAAACCTAGCTGTTTTGCTAGTTACGCAATTTTTCCGGGGCGACTATCGTGTACCTGATCATTTTTATGGCAGGGCACGAAATGGAGTTCATCGAAACAACCCGTGAAGGCTTTGCTTTCTTTGGGGAACACCGTACGTGGTACCGGGTGACCGGCAACCTCGACAGCGGCCTGGCACCGTTGGTCATCCTCCATGGCGGCCCGGGCGGTACCCATGACTACCTCGACGCCTTCAAGGACGTAGCCGCCAGCGGCCATGCCGTCATTCACTACGACCAACTGGACAACGGGCATTCGACGCTCCTGCCCGAAAAGGATCCTGCATTCTGGACCATCAGCCTGTTCCTGGAAGAACTGGATAACCTGCTGGACCACCTGCAAATCAGCAACCACTACGCCCTGCTCGGACAATCCCGCGGCAGCGTGCTCGGCTGCGAACACGCGCTGTTGCATCCTGCGGGCCTGCGCGCACTGATTGTCGCCAACTCCCCAAGCTGCATGCGCACCTGGATCAGCGAAAACCAACACCTGCGCACACTGTTGCCACCCGGCGTGCAGAAAACCTTGCTCAAGCAGGAGCAAACCATCCGTTTGAACGAATGG is a genomic window of Pseudomonas sp. ADAK18 containing:
- a CDS encoding alpha/beta fold hydrolase, translated to MEFIETTREGFAFFGEHRTWYRVTGNLDSGLAPLVILHGGPGGTHDYLDAFKDVAASGHAVIHYDQLDNGHSTLLPEKDPAFWTISLFLEELDNLLDHLQISNHYALLGQSRGSVLGCEHALLHPAGLRALIVANSPSCMRTWISENQHLRTLLPPGVQKTLLKQEQTIRLNEWNVTGRLSKIEVPTLVISGRHDPATSQVVKPFLEEIPDVRWALFADSTHMPHIEERQACMGTVVKFLDETCRLN